Genomic DNA from Hypomesus transpacificus isolate Combined female chromosome 19, fHypTra1, whole genome shotgun sequence:
caagagcaacagtctaagcaagagtcattgtgaaccttgaggaaactagcgttgggttcagcaaaccattcctaagtaccattgtactcccggaacaagtgtgtcttgagccttctcttgaaggtggagagacagtccgtgtctctgatggaggtggggagttgattccaccactggggtgccatgcaggagaagagcttgtgctgggaccgggcggtcttgagaggtgggaccaccaggcggttgtctgaagaagaccgtaggtggcgggtgggggtgtaaggctgcaggagagacttgatgtagtcgggcgcagtcccgttcactgctcggaaggtcagtaccagggtcttgaatctgatgcgggccgttatgggtacccagtggagggagatgaggagcggggtaacgtgggagcgtctgggtagattgtagaccagacgggccgctgcgttctgaatcctctgaagagggcgggttgcgcatgatgggagaccggcgagcagcgagttgcagtagtccaacttggagaggacaagtgcttggacaagcagctgggtggagtgctcagacaggtatctcctgatcttccggatgttgtagagggtgaatctacacgaccgggagaccgcagcaatgtgggccgtgagggagagctcgtcatccatggtaaccccaaggttcctggcagaggatgagggggtcaccgtcgcagatcccagggtgattgagaagtcatgggagatggagggtttggccgggatgatgagaagttccgttttggcaaggttcagctggaggtggtgctcagtcatccaggcggaggtgtctgcgaggcaggcctcaatcctagctgagatccccggatcggtcggagggaatgacaggtacagctgcgtgtcatcagcgtagcagtggtaggagaagccatgagaggtgatgattggtccaagtgaggtggtgtacagagagaagaggaggggaccaaggacggagccctgtgggacaccagtggagagctggcgtgggcctgacagtttgcctccccaggagacctggtaggatcttcccgacaggtaggatgagatccactggagtgcagtgccagtgatgcccatctcagaaagtctggagagcaggatctggtggttaaccgtatcaaacgccgcagaaaggtccagcagaatgatgacggatgacctggaagccgctctggcagactggaggggggtggtgactgaaaggagggcagtctctgtggagtggccggtcttgaagcccgattggttggggtcgagcaggttgttctgagaaaggaagttagacagttggttagatacagcacgttcaattgttttagaaaagaagggcaacaatgataccggtctgtagttctggaggacggcagggttaagggagggttttttgagtaaaggggtaactctggcctgtttgaaggcagaggggaaggtgccagaggtaagagaggagtttagaacatggagcagaaaagttatgatagagggggagatggtttgaaagagaggggaggggacaggatcaaggggacaggaggtggggcgatgagagagaatgaggtcagagagctctgcctcggacaggggagagaaggagtttagacatttagttgggtcagtaatggagggtgagggggtaggaagggtgggtttagggaaccgactgctaatgtcggcgacttttttctcaaagaaggaggagaagtcgtctgctgtcagggtggagggagggggtgggggaggtgggttaagaagggtggagaaggtagagaaaagtttgtgggggtttgaagcagagttaattttgttaaggaagtagagggttttggcaccagttatgtgagaagagaaggatttgaggagggattgatacttatcaaggtccagaccgtctttggacttgcgccatctcctctcagctgctcgaagggtggaccgttcttcacgaataacatccgtaagccacgggcaggggggagaagatcgtgcaggcctggtagacaggggacagagagagtcaagtgatgcagttaaagtggttagcaaggtgtcggtggcagtgttagtggggtgggacgagaactcgtcaatgggagggaggatgttacaatagaggagaagtgggagggggatagcgagcggaggttgcgccggaaagttacgaggggaggggaggtaggagggattggagggagagagacagtgaattggataaagtagtgatcagagatgtgcagtggggttacagaggttaagtcagtgatacagttacgtgtcaggacgaggtctagctgtttgcctgccttgtgggtcgccggtgtgctcagcagcgtcaggtcgaaggaggtcaggagagacaagaagtcgacagcctgcattccttgaaggtggatgttgaagtccccaaggattatcaggggggttccatcatccggaaggacgctgaggagcatgtccagctcctccacaaagtcggctagcggtcctggtgggcgataaagaacaattaagcatgctttgataggattagttagcatcacataatggtgttcaaatgatttggcagtaacagagagtggtgtggatgtgtatttaatatgtggggaaagaagcaaccctgtcccaccaccccgcccggttgagcggggtgagtgagtgaaggagtgcttgacggagagagcagctggagttgcagtgttctctgggcggatccatgtctcagtcagcgcaagggcatgaagagaagcatgggatgcaaacgccgggatgaagtctgccttgttcacagcagactggcagttccagagccctaaggaaagagacagggcaggtggagaagaactggatatgtagtgaaggttagaagttgaccgaatatactttgtgacatatctacgtctacgggtagtgtaatgaacaggaatgctaaggaaacacttCTCCTCAATTCCAATCATCTTCTTTGATACTCAAACATCTGCCGTTCAACGCGTAGTCACCACCTCGTGGTGGTGCATTATACAGGACACAACAGACaggaatgtaaaataaaatagggagaggatagtgcccaggaagcgcaaggactccacagtgttgactggggagtcgtacagggtgatggggttgaGTGGGGCTGCATTCtttctgaagtccacaaccatctccactctcttaagagcattgagctcaaggttgttctggctacaccaggttgtcagcttcccacctataatcagactcgtccccaCAAGatatgagcccaatgagggtggtgaaGGGGATATAGGCCATAGCTTCTATAGGCTTTTAATTGGTTACCCTTAATGAGAAATCTTAATGACCTTCTATCTAttaatgccaggaatctgtttgtctgtgtttttataaTGGGATTTTAGGGCAGCCAATAAATGAATAACATGAGTGTTTACATGAgtaaatatataattatatcatacaatgcttaaataaatgacttaattatataattaaatgcctaattgacattcaaacacacacgtcacaaTGTGTGGTTATCCTttggctatcctttcccggtttccTGCAAACACATTGGGAGCGCACTGGTGGGGCTTACCTCTACGCACAGTTGTGGCTCTGGATCCTTACTCCTGGATAGGGGATTCTCTGGGGTTGACCAGGGTGTGAGGTGAAGTGTTTGGGATTACCCTTTGACGTCTGAATGTACAACAACTGCTACTGTCATTAATACTCTTCTACTTGACATTATAGATTGCATGCTCTAAATGCATGAGGTGGTATCATGCAGAGTCCTTGGACATGACTCACAGATAGTTCAACGATGCAAGAAAAGCAACAGACTGAAAATACCATGTCTGCAAAAGAAtgtctttgttttgtaaatgtgttctGTCCTCCTTATACTGTGCCGAGTATAATTTGACAGCAGTACCGCCGCTCCCACCACACGCATCATGCGCTGTGCGTAgggcacccccctcccccccccccccccccccccccccccccccaaacacacactcaacttcCCAAGCTCCCTGTGGGTGCCCTTCCCTATCTCAGTGGTCTGTTGGATTGCGCCTGACAAAGGTTTACAGTAGGTTAAGTCAACTTTTTGGGAAATGGCCTCGAAAAGACAGTAGGAGTCATTAGTTGTGGGCCAAGCCCGCGGATctgctttagttttttaaatgaCCTGTCATTTAAaatgactggggggggggggggggggggggggggttgtttcatgtcagaccggggggggggggggggggggggggggggggggggggtcgaaataattcacaaaatcaacaacaacaaacaaataatttctgcatgtgcaggtagcgacgctgcatacagggtgctaaataactatttaactggtcggctccatgacgccgggtaattAGCTaactcttgaaacttctcaccaaaagaacgaaggggaaccttcgattaatacatgtccgtcggtacctagcgaaaagtggcctcaactttcctagacctttagctacggcactaatgctgaaggctcgctgatgtagctgtgggtctcactagaacggcgtatgcatcgttgctaacgtgtgctgacgtagtgactgtgtgtatgtgagaaagacgcgtgcgtgaaagagacggagggagagcagggaaaggaaatgcagctgaacgaatacgctgcgtgtttttacctaaatagcgataaaaaaaatgttttacgaaacgcaatgtgtggcggccggtgttgattctgtggcgcaccaccacacattagtctatgtttgggaaacactgagctGGATCTTTGATATTATCAACGTCGTTTTTTTCTTACAACATTTTCATTTGCTGGCACATCCAATTCTTGCACATTTTTCTGTAGCTTAGTTCAAAGCTAGTAACTTTCAGGCGATCGTCTCAACTACCTAAACTCTCCAACCAACCAGAACTTgtgtatcatcttgttagctaatcGAATGGTTCGTAACAGGATCAGCTGATAGTAAAAACAACCTAAGTGACCATGGGTCAAGTAGCTAGCCTAGTAAGCCTACAAGTCTCGGCACCACAATAGTAACTCGGTTGAGCTTTAATTAAGTACTTGCTTTCCGTGTCACTGTCTTTCATTTACCTTATTTACTTCATTTTTTAAATCAGTGGCGGTGATTAAAACTGTAGGGCACTCACTGACACTGGAGATTTAGCTGGCTGTGCTCAGGATGGCCAAAAAACACTTAGAAATATGATAACATTATTGAGAAGTTTTTATACAACGAATACCATATTATATAGGATGTTGAAAGTGTTAATGTAGTGTTTAATACACAACATCTGATGCTATAATGTGTTTCAGGTAGAGGGTGTAAGCTGTCTTGAGTATAcctcttgttgagtgtactgtagactgagctggctggtaaTAGGACCCTGAGCTAACTGGAGAtagtagactgagctggctggtaaTAGTAGACTGAGATGGCTGGTGATGAGAGactgagctgactggagatagtagactgagctggctgaagttgggagactgagctgtgtCAACATAATCAAACGAGCAGATAGGTCTTGGTCTGCTCTAAAAGTTATTTCCTGACCTTTAACCTTCGTCATTGTCTTTCTTGCTCTGTCCTTAAACATCTAAAGATTGTTTTTTAATCTCTTCACTCTAGAGCCTTTATTGTACAAACTCTACAAAGGCatcgtctcctctctcttcagcctCAAAAAGGTCACTGACAACAGCATCTGAAGCTAGTTTTCATGATGTTATGTGACTTTCTCCCACCAAGGTCAAATGGGTTGATCATACATTTGATTGTAAATGTACAtgtcaacatttacatttattcatttagcagactcttttatccaaagcgacttccaagagagagctttacaaaagtgcataggtcattgatcataacaacgagatagctccaaacatttcgggtagccaaaacacgaagcatacattatttaaaaaaaactaatatgtGCCaaggggaagaaccataagagcatgtagttatacaagttacaattaaacaacaagttacaatttacaagttacaattaaacaacatgaacctcaaagtgcaagagtgtacccgtaaaaaagcaatcaacagtaaaatatttcacagcgagtacaataattttaaatcagttacaactaaccaacaagagcaacaagtctcataagagtcattgtgatcctggaggaaacttgcatcaggtccagcaaatcattcctaagttcTTTAGAGAATACCTGAATTACCAATTTGTTTGACTTTCTTTCCATACATTTGAAGCCCAGTCACCCACTGACAAtataccggctcaccaaaatgcacgtgaatatttacttcctactttACTCAACTTGAATATCGGGGTAAACGATTGGTGGATTTTATGAAGGTCTCATTTATATGAACTCTTATTGGATGCGGACCATAGTCACAATATGCCTGTGtcgaaaaagaaacaaaatgtttgttccttGAAAAATTTAGATGGGTTGGGTTGTAGAAAAGTTttaaagcgatacagaaaaataCAGCTCCTCCATCGCCAGGGATCGTTCAaatgcacatttttttttttttttttttcttttttacattttcagaTCAATGAATACATCCCCTGCCTCAGTTTGATCAAAAACAAAATCACCAATAGACATATAGACAATACCCAAAAActaaataatgataataattacTTTCAAattataacaacaacaaaactaaaTAATATTACATATAAACATATACACAATatctatacacatacacaacataAGGCCATCTCAGATTAATTTAAGCTATTATCCTTGTTAGATAGCTTTAAGAGCTTTCTTGTCTTTGATCAGATTTAGGGATTTACTCTAAGATTTGAACTCATTCTTCCAATGATTCAAGCTGGGTTTAGTTTTAAAGTATCTATTTGTGTAAAATTAACTTTCCTAATAAGAACACAATATTGAGAACAAAATCCAAGTTATTGTCCTCCACAAAAACACCAAACTTGATCTTCTTTACTGTTAAGGATGGCAACATAATATCTTTGGATTGTAGCCAGCTCCACATATTATTCCAGATGAATGTGAGACGAACTTTACCTCGCTATGTAGCCTACGCCTTTTTATCATTTATGCGGTATGTATTGCTGTAGTTGCTCCTTTCAAGATCAATGTCGGTACCCTGTCATATTCCTGTGCTCATGCCACTTCCACGCGTTGTGGCGATTACATTTTAGATCATTTTCATGCTCTCTGTTATCCATCTTGAGAGGGGACACACGGTCACGTGGGAGGGATTCATTTTATGAATGAACCGCAGCTCTGCCCTACACTGGAACTATAAATGTAATTACAGGACATTCTCGTAGCACAAATTAGGTCACCTGTTTTACAAGACGGTTTAATGTTACAGAATCTTAAACTTTCTCTGGGGTTGTTTTTGGAAATGGCATGGTAAATTATTACAAATAATGGGCTAGTTTTGTTAGACCTTGTTGTGATGTGTTTCCATGGTGTGCAGGTCTGGATgcacgagggttcctgtttgggCCCCTGTTGGCCCAAAGGTTAGGAGTAGGCTTTGCCCTCGTAAGGAAGAAGGGCAAGCTGCCTGGACCAACCGTCTCTGTGTCCTACACCCTTGAATACGGCAAGGTAAGAACATTTAGTCAAGAAACTAAAACTTTCAGTGGCAATGGTGATCTCCCATTCATGTAATCTAATCCTCATAAGGCACTTGGAGATGCTCTGAGAAATGCAGATGATAGTTAAGACTGCTTTGCCTGTCAGATCTTGGAAGTGCAATGAAATGTGATAGCAGTCATTCTGGTGACTGTAGCTCAAAtgtctccaaccctgttcctggagagctacttGCTTTGTTGGTTTTTGCTCCAACCACACTTCTTTGATCTGATTCAACACTTGTTACCCGATCAACCAGCTAATTTAAAAAATCAGGTGTGCTATATTAGTGTTGGAGTGAAAGGttgaggggagtcagatggctgagcggtgagggagtcgggctagaatcagaaggttgccggatcgattccccgctgtgtcaaatgacgttgtgtacttgggcaaggcacttcaccctacttgcctcggggggaatgtccctgtacttactgtaagtcgctctggataagagcgtctgctaaatgactaaaatgtaaatgtgaaaacCTACAGCAGGGAGCTCCCAGAAACAGAGTTGGAGGCCCCTACTGTTGCTGTAGAGAAGCAGTCAATTGCATGTTGTGTTCCTCTAGGCAGAGGCTGAGATCCAGGAAGATGCTGTGTCTGCGGGGCAGAAGGTCCTCCTTATTGACGACCTGCTAGCAACTGGAGGTGAGGGTCTCACTGAAATATGTTGATAGcttacaacaaaaacatttgtgGCTTTACAACTGCATGTGTTGCAGATTAGCCCTACCTGCAACCTAAATGGCCTCGATGAGCCTCAATCTTCAATttttgtcttcctgtctgttcttTTCATCTGCCAGGGACGCTGTACGCTACTTGTGAGCTGATGAAAAGGCAGAAAGCTGATGTGCTTGGCTGCTTGGTGGTCATCGAGCTCAAAGACCTCAATGGGGTGGAAAAGCTGAAACCTTTCCCTCTTTTCTCACTGGTGCAATACTGAGGGACTGTTTTCCCTGTATGGTAAAATGGGCCCAAACATGCCACCCATAAGAAACAAATGTCTCTCAAATACATTTCATATTATTCATTGTCTTTGTCACTATGTGGAAGAACTATCTCATAACTTCCTACAAATGCCCCACAATATACACACCTAAAGAAAGGTTTATAAAAGTTGATTGCTTCAACATGGTACACCCCTATTGAGATATCTATTGTCTTCTCTATTCGGGTGATGCACATTCATCTTGGGCATTCGTTTTAAGTCTTACTGTTCCCACATTGGTTTATTTCACAGTAAATGTCTGACAATTCATGCAATATACCTATGACAGTTTAGCCTTTTGCATTCCATTAATTTGTATGCAATAAGTATCAGTATGAACTTATGCTGGTGCCTTTTTGGTTATTAATGCATGTTTCAAGTGTTGGAACATTTCTCAATAAAGGTTCATATTAAACTAAGCAGCTCACTTCAGTGTACAAGTTTTTTTAATATCAGTTTACCCATTTGAATGTATTTAAACACTAACTGATTAGGGTTTCACCATTCATTTTAATGTCTTTAAATTACTCCTTCTGAAACAGGACTTCAACATGGATGACCACCTAACAGCAGCCCTTAGCCACAAgttaaacaaaagaaaaaaaggtaaAACCACAAAAGAAATGGCTGTATATCTTAATGTATTCCACCCATCATTTATACTGTTGCACCTTAAAAACCTACAATAAGTAAATGTTAAGAGGCAATTGCGCAAATCTTTATATTAATTACAAAAAAATCCACTGAGGCTTCAGATGTACTAGTTTTTACTTGTTTTAGAATGCACATTGAACAAAGCCTGCAATTAAAACTTTAAGATAAAGTCAGGTATATATTTACACTAATCATCTTCTCCATTGCACATTTAGTCCATCTCCCAGTTCTAGAACCGTCCATATGGCACTCATGGGTGATTGGATAAGTAAAAGCAATGTGGTGGCAATGAGAACCGTTTAAAGAAATCAAACCCCACATTTTGATATGGAGGTTGGGGGAGTAATTGTGGCAATGTTCTCAAATTTCAAACCAGTTCCTCCTCTTTCATCTTGTGGTTGAGTTTCTGCAGAACCATGCTGAGGTCCATGGTCTTGTTCAGCTTGAAATAAAAATCCTTTCTAATTTTGTGAATGACCAGCCACTCAGGGGTCAGCTCTGCCAGCAGTCTGAGGtgtttctccatctcccctGGAAATTGACAAAATAAAACGCAAATACGCATTTAAAAAACATGGGATTGGGAGCCTTGTTCAGTCCTGTGCATGCTCTGCCGAGATTGAACATGTACCTGTGCTGAGAGCGGAGCGGTAGCTGGAAACCATACGGTTGCACGTCAGCTCCATGATGAGGGCAGGCTTCTTCTCGGCCACAAAGACATTCCTCAGGATCCTTGCCAGCTCGCAGAGTCGTGACAACATCAGCAGGCGTTCCTCCTGCAGGGGGTTCCGGGTCATGGCAACTTGCAGCTTCTGAGCCTCCTTGGTACGTATCTGAGATAACAGGAAGACAGTCTCATTATGTATAAATACATACACAAATGTGGAGTTTGCCTTGATATGGAAGGTGCCAGATGTATGAGTGGGAAAATCTGAAAACCACCATGGGACTACAGGACTATGACCTACCCTTTCTAGCAGGGACTGGGACACTCCTTTGAGGGCACTGGGGGTTTCAACAGGGTTTGGCCCTGGGGCAGACATAGGAGATGCGCCTGGCTGTGGAGGGACACTCGCCAACTCTTTGGCACGGCCAGTCTCCGCAGTCTTCAGGGACATTTTGGCCAGAGCCTTCTCCATCTAcaaacacagatcacactgtCAGCAGCACAGATGCATAAATGACTAAAAACTGCAGACCAAAGGCTGGTATGGCTGTACCTTTGGGGTCATGATGGAACGGGCATTATCCAGAACCTCCTGAGCTGTGGTCATCTTCTCTGTCTGAGGGGGCTGTGGCAGGAAgctgggttggggctggggcacCTGGTCTACATTAAAGCGGGGGTGCCAGCGGGTCAGCTTGTCATCAGGGACTGTAACCGGGGGGTTCAGCGAGGACAGGAAAACCTACGGCACAAACAGCAGAAGGTTAGACTGATAGTTACTTGTTTTCCCTGACAAGTAATGAAATGGTCCGTTTGACACAAATGGCACTGACTGGTAACAGCACTCTTCTGTTAATTGAAAGAAAGGCAATGGCTAATGTGATAATTATAAATTTCAGATGAGTTGCATGGGTACAGATAATACAAGCAGAGATAAAAGGCCAAAGCTGCTGTTaacataagtgtgtgtgattCCTAACCTTGTGGTGCTCCTTCACCATGTTGACCAGGCTCTTGTGGAAGATACGCCTCCGCTCCAGTTGGCGGGAGGCCGACAACGTTGGCCGCGTCTCTGGCTTCCCGGTGCCCTCGGAATCTTCTAGAACAGGTTCCAAGGTGAGCTGGTAGCTCGACTTCTTGAGGGTAGAGCTGAAGGTCGGGATGTTCCTCTCCTGGCGGAAGGTGTAGGCTGATGGATAGACTGTCTTGATCTGGCCAACATGAGTCTCCTCAAAACGCCTGGTTAGAAATATTAAGTCAGGATCTTTCAGAACGTGATaattgaaataaaaaataaaaaacacataaCATTTCAGTGTGTACAAACGCAGACATTTGAGTCTTGTTACCTGCGTGTCATGTCCTCGACTCCCTGTTTGAGCTTAGCAAAGGTGACGGTTTCTGAGCGGTTGAAGAGCATGCCTGTAATGGTGTCCATGCTGCGGAACGCGTCAGCCAGCAGCTTGTAGTGGTAGGGCAAACTGAGCCCTGGAGGAATGTCTTGTGCTAGGGTGTGGTACCGCTGATAGCTTGGTTGCTTCTCCCTGTAGGACAAGTGGACAGGAGAGTTGTAATCAAGTCACTAGAGAGCAGCAGCAACTAACAGCAGCATTGGAAAAAAACTTGACTTCTCTTCTATGAGTGTCAAAGCAGTAATTACATTCAATAGCAACAAAGCAGTTTCACTTTGCATTCTAGACAGGATTGTTTTAACCATCTTTGCACTCAAGAAACTAGTACAGTGTATAAAATTGTCAGTTTAAATTTACCGAAAAAATGTATGAAATACAAATAATCCTAAAGATTGTCATCTTACTCTGCCAGTGGCTGGGCTTGGTCTTCAGTAGCCCTGACCTTCCTCTGCTCGGCCCGGGCAGCAAGCTGTCTGGCACGGGCTAGCTTGGCCTGGAGACCTGGGGCAGTAGACACAGCttcaggggctggggagggagaagaggagagcttCTCCGCCTGGGCCTTGATCTTCTGAAGCCGAGCCTTAAGGGTGGTAACAGCATCTTTGGAGAGAGCCTGGTGGCAAAATGTATTAAGCCTTAAGTCATCTTCCTCATTACAGTGATGATTTCACCCTCGTTTTGCATAGTTGCTTTGTAGTTACTGTGATTGAGTACACAACTTTCTCGGGTTGAAAATGCAAACAGTGTCCATGATAACAAGCCAACCGTGGTTCCTGTGTTGAGCCCCTTACCTCGTTTCCAGTAGGTGACTTATTGGCTGTGCTCTGGTTACGGTGTTTGGTGGTGGGAGAGTTGGTACCATGAATCAAGATAGTCTTTGAGTCATTATCAACTGACTGTGGTGAATTTTGTGGCAACTGCAGGACACCTTGCTCCACATCTTGCTAATCATAGAGAGGAGAACATATAGAAGTAGTCAGAGTGGATATCGATATCTTATCTACTAAACACCCGTCAAATTAAAAATTGTCAACATGTTCGTAAGTTTCTTCTAGCTAGTGTACTTCACCTGTTCAGTGTCTTTGGAGAGGATTAGTTTCTTTCTGGCAGTCTTTACTGATGTTTTGTCGACGACTTTTACTGTAACGCTTGATTCAACCTGTAGTCGTTTTTTCTTCGCTGTGCTGTGGTCGGCAGTGGTAGAGAACACGGCTGAACCTAAATCGAACTCCGCGTCCGCACACGTTCTTTTCGGGGTTTTGGGGCTCTCATGCAAAGTGAGCGTTTCAGAGTCAGACCTAATAAACGACGATGGTTCAGACCCCACTTTAACAGATGTTGCCTCGTCAATAACTCTCAAAAACTCCTCTTCAATTGCTTTATCCGAACGCGTGGATTTCGACGTGTTTTTCAACGCAATGATGTTCTTCGACCGATTTTGTCTGGTTTTCGGCCTGACTGCTAATGTCGCAGTGTCCACAGCGAGTGCCCCATTGTCCTCGTTGTGCGTTTTCTGTCCTTTAGCACGCGAAGCCCTGGATAAATCACTTTTCTTTCTCTGCGCAAAGAAATCGGTAACTCGTGGCTGAGACATTGTCCGCTCGCAAAGTAGCACGAATTTGTTCACGACGGGACGAGCGACAAATAAATAGTTGCCACTTGGTCCGATCAACTACTCTTCAGTGTCTCGGCTCACCGGAACTTGCTTCCACATGGAACCAAGTTACG
This window encodes:
- the aprt gene encoding adenine phosphoribosyltransferase, which codes for MAESTTKSKLELVIKNIRPFPDFPSEGILFRDISPILKNPSALTAVIDLFEDHVRMTYPQVELMVGLDARGFLFGPLLAQRLGVGFALVRKKGKLPGPTVSVSYTLEYGKAEAEIQEDAVSAGQKVLLIDDLLATGGTLYATCELMKRQKADVLGCLVVIELKDLNGVEKLKPFPLFSLVQY
- the cdt1 gene encoding DNA replication factor Cdt1 isoform X1 — translated: MSQPRVTDFFAQRKKSDLSRASRAKGQKTHNEDNGALAVDTATLAVRPKTRQNRSKNIIALKNTSKSTRSDKAIEEEFLRVIDEATSVKVGSEPSSFIRSDSETLTLHESPKTPKRTCADAEFDLGSAVFSTTADHSTAKKKRLQVESSVTVKVVDKTSVKTARKKLILSKDTEQQDVEQGVLQLPQNSPQSVDNDSKTILIHGTNSPTTKHRNQSTANKSPTGNEALSKDAVTTLKARLQKIKAQAEKLSSSPSPAPEAVSTAPGLQAKLARARQLAARAEQRKVRATEDQAQPLAEEKQPSYQRYHTLAQDIPPGLSLPYHYKLLADAFRSMDTITGMLFNRSETVTFAKLKQGVEDMTRRRFEETHVGQIKTVYPSAYTFRQERNIPTFSSTLKKSSYQLTLEPVLEDSEGTGKPETRPTLSASRQLERRRIFHKSLVNMVKEHHKVFLSSLNPPVTVPDDKLTRWHPRFNVDQVPQPQPSFLPQPPQTEKMTTAQEVLDNARSIMTPKMEKALAKMSLKTAETGRAKELASVPPQPGASPMSAPGPNPVETPSALKGVSQSLLERIRTKEAQKLQVAMTRNPLQEERLLMLSRLCELARILRNVFVAEKKPALIMELTCNRMVSSYRSALSTGEMEKHLRLLAELTPEWLVIHKIRKDFYFKLNKTMDLSMVLQKLNHKMKEEELV
- the cdt1 gene encoding DNA replication factor Cdt1 isoform X2 codes for the protein MSQPRVTDFFAQRKKSDLSRASRAKGQKTHNEDNGALAVRVIDEATSVKVGSEPSSFIRSDSETLTLHESPKTPKRTCADAEFDLGSAVFSTTADHSTAKKKRLQVESSVTVKVVDKTSVKTARKKLILSKDTEQQDVEQGVLQLPQNSPQSVDNDSKTILIHGTNSPTTKHRNQSTANKSPTGNEALSKDAVTTLKARLQKIKAQAEKLSSSPSPAPEAVSTAPGLQAKLARARQLAARAEQRKVRATEDQAQPLAEEKQPSYQRYHTLAQDIPPGLSLPYHYKLLADAFRSMDTITGMLFNRSETVTFAKLKQGVEDMTRRRFEETHVGQIKTVYPSAYTFRQERNIPTFSSTLKKSSYQLTLEPVLEDSEGTGKPETRPTLSASRQLERRRIFHKSLVNMVKEHHKVFLSSLNPPVTVPDDKLTRWHPRFNVDQVPQPQPSFLPQPPQTEKMTTAQEVLDNARSIMTPKMEKALAKMSLKTAETGRAKELASVPPQPGASPMSAPGPNPVETPSALKGVSQSLLERIRTKEAQKLQVAMTRNPLQEERLLMLSRLCELARILRNVFVAEKKPALIMELTCNRMVSSYRSALSTGEMEKHLRLLAELTPEWLVIHKIRKDFYFKLNKTMDLSMVLQKLNHKMKEEELV